The Deltaproteobacteria bacterium genome contains a region encoding:
- a CDS encoding CBS domain-containing protein, protein MLVRELMNAEVVAVDPHCSLRQALETMEVRRIHHLLVENRASLLGVITHRDIRATLPPWLSAAEAAERRQLLDTVPVSALCVVRPLTIAPDVDARQAALLMRQRHIGCLPVVEQGHVVGIITEADFLDAFIRFSGGEAIPGHAPTGPMPRVP, encoded by the coding sequence ATGCTGGTGCGCGAGCTGATGAACGCGGAGGTCGTGGCGGTCGATCCGCACTGCAGTCTGCGGCAGGCGCTCGAGACGATGGAGGTGCGGCGCATTCACCACCTCCTCGTGGAGAACCGCGCCAGCCTGCTCGGGGTCATCACCCATCGCGATATTCGCGCCACGTTGCCGCCGTGGCTCTCGGCGGCCGAGGCGGCCGAGCGCCGCCAGCTCCTCGATACGGTCCCCGTCTCGGCGCTCTGCGTGGTTCGCCCCCTCACCATCGCGCCGGACGTGGACGCGCGCCAGGCGGCGCTGCTCATGCGGCAGCGCCACATCGGATGCCTCCCCGTGGTGGAGCAGGGGCACGTGGTGGGGATCATCACCGAGGCGGACTTCCTGGACGCCTTCATTCGCTTCTCGGGAGGCGAGGCCATCCCCGGCCACGCCCCGACCGGCCCCATGCCCCGCGTGCCGTAG
- a CDS encoding sigma 54-interacting transcriptional regulator has product MSRKQHLAWDELSDLHAVRVACQLMERRWKVGVAFLGPGGAPAAIGPRTDSVLSLRQLVQQIRAYSGTAPDARLGRPQQVLAPGERSAVLSRGGLKEVVAPVVVDTQCLGWVSAGAFLGGNQGEAAPSHETLRELGLPEPMLAEAIAELPALSPIEVSFLRDLLETLAEEIVVFQTQVAATERRLDELEEPVATRFNYSELIGTSKPIVTLFRLLDKVVAADSTVLITGENGTGKELIARAIHFNSTRKNRPFVVQNCSAFNDNLLDSELFGHKKGAFTGAVVDKRGLFEVADGGTFFLDEIGDMTPALQVKLLRVLQEGTFLPVGDTQVKHVDVRIIAATNRDLKGMMERGEFREDLYYRINVINITPPPLRERRSDIPVLVEHFLRKHAKGDRHRQKKLTRGCLEQLVAHRWPGNVRELENEIERMVVLAGDEKLIGEDLLSTRILQVVPLDDGTADGGTLPDAVKNLERNLIYEVLKRNHWNKTRAAEELQISRRNLIRKVQKYKLEQRRAS; this is encoded by the coding sequence ATGAGCCGAAAGCAGCACCTGGCCTGGGACGAACTTAGCGATCTTCACGCAGTACGCGTCGCGTGCCAGCTCATGGAGCGGCGCTGGAAGGTAGGCGTGGCGTTTCTCGGCCCCGGGGGCGCCCCGGCCGCCATCGGACCGCGGACGGACAGCGTGCTCTCCCTGCGGCAGCTCGTGCAGCAGATCCGGGCCTACAGCGGCACGGCCCCCGACGCCCGCCTCGGTCGCCCGCAACAGGTCCTGGCCCCCGGCGAGCGGAGCGCGGTCCTCTCGCGCGGCGGACTCAAGGAAGTGGTCGCGCCCGTGGTGGTGGATACGCAGTGCCTGGGCTGGGTGAGCGCCGGTGCCTTCCTGGGCGGGAACCAGGGCGAGGCCGCGCCGTCGCACGAGACGCTGCGCGAGCTGGGCCTGCCCGAGCCGATGCTGGCCGAGGCGATCGCCGAGCTGCCGGCGCTGAGCCCCATTGAGGTGAGCTTCCTGCGGGACCTCCTCGAGACTCTGGCCGAGGAGATCGTGGTCTTCCAGACGCAGGTCGCGGCGACCGAGCGGCGCCTCGACGAGCTCGAGGAGCCCGTGGCCACGCGCTTCAACTACAGCGAGCTCATCGGCACCAGCAAGCCGATCGTCACGCTCTTTCGCCTGCTCGACAAGGTGGTGGCCGCCGATTCGACGGTCCTCATCACCGGGGAGAATGGCACCGGCAAGGAGCTGATCGCGCGCGCCATCCACTTCAACTCGACGCGCAAGAACCGCCCGTTCGTGGTGCAGAACTGCTCCGCCTTCAACGACAACCTCCTCGACTCGGAGCTCTTCGGCCACAAGAAGGGGGCCTTCACGGGGGCCGTCGTGGACAAGCGCGGCCTCTTCGAGGTGGCCGACGGCGGAACCTTCTTTCTCGACGAGATCGGCGACATGACGCCGGCGCTGCAGGTGAAGCTCCTGCGCGTGCTGCAGGAGGGGACCTTCCTGCCGGTCGGGGACACCCAGGTCAAGCACGTGGACGTGCGCATCATCGCGGCGACCAATCGCGACCTGAAGGGGATGATGGAGCGCGGCGAGTTCCGCGAGGACCTGTACTACCGGATCAACGTCATCAACATCACGCCGCCTCCCTTGCGCGAGCGGCGCAGCGACATCCCGGTGCTGGTGGAGCACTTCCTCCGCAAGCACGCGAAGGGCGACCGTCACCGGCAGAAGAAGCTGACGCGCGGGTGCCTCGAGCAGCTCGTGGCGCATCGCTGGCCCGGCAATGTGCGCGAGCTCGAGAACGAGATCGAGCGCATGGTCGTGCTGGCCGGCGACGAGAAGCTCATCGGCGAGGATCTGCTCTCCACGCGGATCCTGCAGGTCGTGCCCCTCGACGACGGCACGGCGGATGGCGGGACCCTGCCCGACGCGGTGAAGAACCTCGAGCGCAACCTGATCTACGAGGTCCTGAAGCGCAACCACTGGAACAAGACCCGCGCGGCCGAGGAGCTCCAGATCAGTCGCCGCAACCTGATCCGCAAGGTGCAGAAGTATAAGCTGGAGCAGCGACGGGCGAGCTGA
- a CDS encoding radical SAM protein, whose protein sequence is MSSRTIHVTSLAQLEELTRRPIPEQERQALQQVLDTFPVRLSAHLVELMRRSPAVAAQFLPDAREVTELDGQTRCFSGLLHGGVHGVERMYPDRCILLPHPVCPAYCRFCFRKFYDDGGGKALSYPELDAALDYVARETELCEVLITGGEPVMDPKRLRYLLEGLRRLPHIGPVRIACRSLIMEPSLIDDALVALLREHQDLRAGRPVEVALHANHPDELTAPTVDALARLREAGLHVYNQAVLLRGVNLDADTLLALFRRLRRHGVESYYLFFGGPVQGMQHMRPSIAEALALKSELRRRSTGRAIPQLILTTRLGKVELGVDGWVVEREPDGRHVWIRTPYTLPGLTAIDPRFALPEDARLDADGQIVMRYLDGPTGDLA, encoded by the coding sequence ATGTCCTCGCGCACCATCCACGTCACGTCGCTCGCGCAGCTCGAGGAGCTCACGCGCCGCCCGATCCCCGAGCAAGAGCGGCAGGCCCTGCAGCAGGTGCTCGACACCTTTCCGGTGCGGCTCTCGGCCCACCTCGTCGAGCTCATGCGGCGCAGCCCCGCCGTGGCCGCGCAGTTTCTCCCCGACGCGCGCGAGGTGACCGAGCTCGACGGCCAGACGCGCTGCTTCTCGGGCCTGCTCCACGGCGGCGTCCACGGGGTGGAGCGCATGTACCCCGACCGGTGCATCCTCCTGCCGCACCCCGTCTGCCCGGCCTACTGCCGCTTCTGCTTCCGCAAGTTCTACGACGACGGCGGGGGCAAGGCGCTCTCCTACCCCGAGCTGGACGCCGCGCTCGACTACGTGGCGCGCGAGACGGAGCTCTGCGAGGTGCTCATCACCGGGGGCGAGCCGGTGATGGACCCGAAGCGCCTGCGCTATCTTCTCGAGGGACTGAGGCGCCTTCCGCACATCGGCCCGGTGCGCATCGCCTGCCGCTCCTTGATCATGGAGCCATCGCTCATCGACGACGCGCTCGTGGCGCTGCTCCGCGAGCACCAGGACCTGCGGGCCGGCCGCCCGGTGGAGGTGGCGCTCCACGCCAACCACCCCGACGAACTCACCGCACCGACGGTGGACGCCCTCGCGCGTCTCCGCGAGGCGGGGCTTCACGTCTACAACCAGGCCGTGCTCCTGCGCGGCGTGAACCTGGACGCCGACACGCTGCTCGCGCTCTTCCGGCGGCTGCGGCGCCACGGCGTCGAGAGCTACTACCTCTTCTTCGGCGGCCCGGTGCAGGGGATGCAGCACATGCGGCCGAGCATCGCCGAGGCGCTCGCGCTGAAGAGCGAGCTCCGACGCCGCTCCACCGGGCGCGCCATCCCGCAGCTCATCCTCACCACGCGCCTCGGGAAGGTGGAGCTCGGGGTGGACGGCTGGGTGGTGGAACGCGAGCCCGACGGCCGCCACGTCTGGATCCGCACGCCGTATACGCTCCCAGGATTGACGGCCATCGACCCGCGCTTCGCGCTCCCCGAGGACGCGCGGCTGGATGCCGACGGCCAGATCGTGATGCGCTACCTCGACGGGCCGACCGGCGACCTGGCCTAG
- a CDS encoding M23 family metallopeptidase has translation MRSGVLLQAAAALVLGAAGCDGGPTRFGFPARDEQGKYFSAQPIAHVDRERAPNAPTIQCQNYRGQKFPWCYAGHEGTDFLLKGGFPVMDSVDIPVVAAAHGEVIFAEDGNYDRCHMEAGFQVTCDGHPMRGNGVKLRHADGIQSLYWHLKKDSVKVRVGDRVVCGELLGYVGSSEISLMPHLHFGVTDAAGAILDPYGDPEKNERSLWVDQETALGRPSDRCSDERTPPQY, from the coding sequence ATGCGATCAGGCGTACTACTTCAAGCGGCTGCGGCGCTCGTCCTGGGAGCGGCCGGCTGCGACGGAGGCCCGACGCGCTTTGGCTTTCCGGCGCGAGACGAGCAGGGGAAGTACTTCAGCGCGCAGCCGATCGCGCACGTCGACCGCGAGCGGGCGCCGAACGCCCCGACGATCCAGTGCCAGAACTACCGCGGCCAGAAGTTCCCCTGGTGCTACGCGGGTCACGAGGGGACGGACTTCCTGCTCAAAGGGGGCTTTCCGGTGATGGACAGCGTCGACATCCCGGTCGTGGCCGCGGCGCACGGCGAGGTGATCTTCGCCGAGGACGGCAACTACGATCGCTGCCACATGGAAGCTGGCTTCCAGGTCACCTGCGACGGGCACCCGATGCGGGGCAACGGCGTGAAGCTCCGTCACGCGGACGGTATCCAGAGCCTCTACTGGCACCTCAAGAAGGATTCGGTGAAGGTGCGCGTGGGCGACCGCGTGGTCTGCGGGGAGCTCCTCGGATACGTCGGCAGCTCGGAGATCTCGCTCATGCCGCACCTGCACTTCGGCGTCACGGACGCGGCGGGCGCGATCCTCGATCCGTACGGCGACCCCGAGAAGAACGAACGCTCGCTTTGGGTCGATCAAGAGACCGCTCTCGGACGGCCGAGCGATCGCTGCTCCGACGAGAGAACCCCACCCCAGTACTAA
- a CDS encoding Hsp70 family protein — MASTTDTAPAIGIDLGTTNSCAAIHDGTRPRVISSNLGYATIPSVLTFDREGGCVVGQQAERQMVLHPASCIYGSKRLLGRACVPGTLERFQPHFAYELVGDAEGFIAARIHDQTVPLVDVAARILRALREAAEAALGKRVERAVITVPAYFHENQRALVRQAGQLAGLEVLQIINEPTAAALSFGAKRDEQKRVLVFDLGGGTFDVSIVELAGGELNVVGVDGDSFLGGLDFDTRLCAIVQQKLATRLGKKELELDTIARARLLAAARSAKHELSGHAQTTIELRCLSLPDGSMVNVQEQVSAAEYEAACAELLSRTHAVIKRALDRSRLRPQDIQEVLLVGGQTRMPAVERQLVEFFGKKPSKRVHPDEAVALGAAIAAYARDGHTPSVVRDMLPMPIGTARADGQFQPLIPRNAALPAEVTVRVTAQPVGTTLHLPLFQGDGSHAFDNEVLGAITFNGVSGKRGPVDLSVTLRLDAEGLLTASARQAGTAQEQTVQLSSNHVPTALLAEVVQSRLEVTVEAPNAKASNAKAQGPAAQGKAASTTKAPTTAKADATGRGPASARKEVEKPGFWQRLMGFFRRT, encoded by the coding sequence ATGGCCTCCACGACGGATACGGCACCCGCCATCGGGATCGACCTCGGGACCACGAACTCGTGCGCCGCGATCCACGACGGGACGCGTCCACGCGTCATCAGCTCGAACCTCGGCTACGCGACCATCCCATCGGTGCTGACCTTCGACCGCGAGGGGGGCTGCGTGGTCGGCCAGCAGGCCGAGCGCCAGATGGTGCTGCACCCCGCCTCCTGCATCTATGGATCGAAGCGGCTGCTCGGGCGCGCGTGCGTCCCCGGCACCCTCGAGCGCTTCCAGCCTCACTTCGCCTACGAGCTGGTCGGCGACGCCGAAGGGTTCATCGCCGCGCGCATCCACGACCAGACCGTGCCGCTGGTGGACGTGGCCGCGCGCATCCTGCGGGCCCTGCGCGAGGCCGCCGAGGCCGCCCTCGGCAAGCGCGTCGAGCGAGCCGTGATCACCGTGCCGGCCTACTTCCACGAGAACCAGCGCGCGCTCGTCCGGCAGGCGGGGCAGCTCGCCGGGCTCGAGGTGCTGCAGATCATCAACGAGCCCACCGCGGCGGCGCTCTCCTTCGGCGCGAAGCGCGACGAGCAGAAGCGCGTGCTGGTCTTCGACCTGGGGGGAGGAACCTTCGACGTCTCGATCGTGGAGCTCGCGGGCGGGGAGCTCAACGTGGTGGGCGTCGACGGAGACTCGTTTCTCGGCGGACTGGATTTCGACACCCGGCTCTGCGCCATCGTCCAGCAGAAGCTGGCCACGCGGCTGGGCAAGAAAGAGCTCGAGCTCGACACCATCGCCCGGGCCCGGCTGCTCGCCGCGGCCCGCAGCGCCAAGCACGAGCTGAGCGGGCACGCGCAGACCACCATCGAGCTCCGCTGCCTGTCGCTCCCCGACGGCAGCATGGTCAACGTGCAAGAGCAGGTCAGCGCCGCGGAGTACGAGGCCGCGTGCGCCGAGCTGCTGAGCCGCACCCACGCGGTGATCAAGCGCGCGCTCGACCGGTCACGCCTCCGCCCGCAGGACATTCAAGAGGTGCTGCTCGTCGGCGGCCAAACCCGCATGCCCGCGGTGGAGCGGCAGCTGGTCGAGTTCTTCGGCAAGAAGCCGAGCAAGCGCGTCCACCCGGATGAGGCGGTGGCCCTGGGCGCGGCGATCGCCGCCTACGCGCGCGACGGGCACACGCCGAGCGTGGTCCGCGACATGCTCCCGATGCCGATCGGGACCGCGCGCGCCGACGGACAGTTTCAGCCGCTCATTCCGCGCAACGCCGCGCTGCCCGCGGAGGTGACCGTCCGCGTCACCGCGCAGCCCGTCGGGACGACCTTGCACCTGCCGCTCTTTCAGGGGGACGGGAGCCACGCCTTCGACAACGAGGTCCTCGGCGCCATCACCTTCAACGGCGTCTCCGGCAAGCGCGGGCCCGTCGATCTGAGCGTCACGCTGCGCCTGGATGCCGAGGGGCTGCTCACCGCCTCCGCGCGGCAGGCGGGCACCGCCCAGGAGCAGACGGTGCAGCTCTCGAGCAACCACGTGCCGACGGCGCTCCTGGCCGAGGTCGTGCAGTCGCGGCTCGAGGTCACCGTCGAGGCGCCGAACGCGAAGGCGTCGAACGCGAAGGCGCAGGGCCCCGCGGCGCAGGGGAAGGCGGCCTCGACGACGAAAGCTCCCACGACGGCGAAAGCCGACGCCACCGGGCGCGGCCCGGCCTCGGCCCGCAAGGAGGTCGAGAAACCCGGCTTCTGGCAGCGCCTGATGGGCTTCTTCCGCCGAACCTGA
- a CDS encoding response regulator, with protein MTRVLVVEDSATQAEELRLVLEEAGFGVEVARDGQEGYERALAESFDLVVSDILMPRLSGYELCARLRQHHTLRTLPVLLLTSLSDPLDVIRGLESGADNFVTKPYEPDYLIARIRTILANRRIREGRPAGLGLEVMFLDRTFTITSGREQVLDLLLSTFEEILRANGRLQAKQAELQMVLDCIGEGVVVVDEAGRVVLANPEVARLLDGAPLGASRADWRERNEVLDPATLEPFPVEQLPLSLALRGLPCDDVELLIRNRLWPQGLFLSLSSRPLRDAQGAFRGGVMALRDVTERKRAAQSLALHAEALEKANVELGLARTRAEEESRFKSKFLANMSHELRTPLNSVIGFSELLEQELAGPMTPKQLEYIRNVLQSGKHLLNLVSDILDLSKIEAGRINLVQEWTHVGLLAEGVLEAVQPLAVKQQVRLEASLSEELPKVHVDPVRFKQVLYNLLSNGIKFTPPGGRVGLAMTAQDGLLKVAVTDTGIGIAAEDLPRLFKEFEQIEPSGGVKPEGTGLGLALVKRLVELHGGAVAVESEPGRGSTFSVTFPLCYPRSIP; from the coding sequence ATGACCCGGGTGCTCGTGGTGGAGGACAGCGCGACCCAGGCCGAGGAGCTGCGGCTGGTCCTCGAGGAGGCGGGCTTCGGCGTAGAGGTGGCCCGGGACGGTCAGGAGGGCTACGAGCGCGCCCTGGCCGAGTCGTTCGATCTCGTCGTGTCGGACATCCTCATGCCGAGGCTCTCGGGCTACGAGCTCTGCGCGCGGCTCAGGCAGCACCACACGCTGCGCACGCTGCCCGTGCTCCTGCTCACGAGCCTGAGCGACCCTCTCGATGTCATCCGGGGGCTCGAGAGCGGGGCGGACAACTTCGTCACCAAGCCCTACGAGCCCGACTACCTGATCGCACGCATTCGCACCATCCTGGCCAACCGACGGATCCGCGAGGGGCGACCGGCCGGTCTCGGGCTGGAGGTGATGTTTCTAGATCGTACGTTCACAATCACCTCCGGCCGGGAGCAGGTGCTGGACCTGCTGCTCTCCACCTTCGAGGAGATCTTGCGGGCGAACGGGCGGCTCCAGGCGAAGCAGGCCGAGCTGCAGATGGTCCTGGACTGCATCGGGGAGGGGGTGGTGGTGGTGGACGAGGCCGGCCGGGTGGTGCTCGCGAACCCCGAGGTGGCGCGCCTGCTGGATGGAGCGCCGCTCGGAGCCTCGCGCGCGGATTGGCGCGAGCGCAACGAAGTGCTCGATCCCGCCACGCTGGAGCCGTTTCCGGTGGAGCAGCTTCCGCTGAGCCTGGCGCTGCGCGGGCTGCCCTGCGATGACGTGGAGCTCCTCATACGGAACCGACTCTGGCCGCAGGGGCTCTTCCTCTCGCTCTCCTCGCGGCCGCTCCGCGACGCGCAGGGGGCCTTTCGTGGCGGGGTCATGGCCCTGCGGGACGTGACCGAGCGCAAGCGCGCGGCGCAGTCCCTGGCGCTCCACGCGGAAGCTCTGGAGAAGGCCAACGTGGAGCTCGGCCTCGCGCGAACGCGCGCCGAGGAGGAGAGCCGCTTCAAGTCCAAGTTCCTGGCCAACATGTCCCACGAGCTCCGCACGCCGCTGAACTCGGTCATCGGCTTCTCCGAGCTCCTCGAGCAGGAGCTCGCGGGGCCCATGACGCCGAAGCAGCTCGAGTACATCCGCAACGTCCTCCAGAGCGGCAAGCACCTGCTGAACCTGGTGAGCGACATCCTGGACCTCTCGAAGATCGAGGCCGGGCGGATCAACCTGGTTCAGGAGTGGACCCACGTCGGCTTGCTCGCGGAGGGGGTCCTGGAGGCTGTCCAGCCGTTGGCCGTGAAACAGCAGGTCCGCCTCGAGGCGAGCCTCTCCGAGGAGCTGCCGAAGGTGCACGTGGACCCGGTGCGCTTCAAGCAGGTGCTCTACAACCTGCTCTCGAACGGCATCAAGTTCACGCCGCCGGGGGGGCGCGTGGGCCTGGCGATGACCGCGCAGGACGGTCTCCTGAAGGTGGCCGTGACCGATACCGGCATCGGGATTGCCGCCGAGGACCTGCCGCGGCTCTTCAAGGAGTTCGAGCAGATCGAGCCGTCGGGGGGGGTCAAGCCCGAAGGGACGGGTCTCGGCCTCGCCCTCGTCAAGCGGCTGGTGGAGCTCCACGGGGGCGCGGTGGCGGTGGAGAGCGAGCCGGGGCGCGGGAGTACCTTCTCCGTGACCTTCCCGCTCTGCTATCCTCGATCTATCCCATGA
- the cheB gene encoding chemotaxis-specific protein-glutamate methyltransferase CheB, with the protein MRVLVAEDSLTARQLLVAVLEEDPELQVVGQAGNGVEAVALTKSLRPDLVTMDLHMPLLDGFEATKQIMIEAPTPIVIVSASEQVGEVKLAMHALRVGALTVLEKPVSPAAPEFAELCATLRSTVKALAYVKVVRRWRERTTAEVALAPRPEPVAGVRLVALAASTGGPAVLQRLLGELPGTFPVPIAVVQHIARGFVPGFVAWLNTGCPLQVRLAHDGEALLPGHVYLAPEEHHLGVTEALRAHLTTSPPVGGFRPSATQLFASAAQHLGGQVVAAILTGMGNDGVEGLVALRRAGGIVLAQDEASSVVYGMPGAAVAAGAVHEVLPVSRLAERIHDLVHRGGGQR; encoded by the coding sequence ATCCGGGTGCTCGTGGCGGAGGACTCGCTGACCGCGCGCCAGCTCCTCGTGGCTGTGCTCGAGGAGGACCCCGAGCTCCAGGTGGTGGGGCAGGCCGGCAACGGCGTCGAGGCCGTGGCGCTCACGAAGAGCCTGCGTCCCGACCTGGTGACGATGGACCTCCACATGCCGCTCCTCGACGGTTTCGAGGCCACCAAGCAGATCATGATCGAAGCGCCGACGCCGATCGTGATCGTCTCGGCGAGCGAGCAGGTGGGGGAGGTCAAGCTGGCGATGCACGCGCTCCGCGTGGGGGCCTTGACCGTGCTCGAGAAGCCGGTGAGTCCCGCGGCGCCGGAGTTCGCCGAGCTGTGCGCGACCCTGCGCTCCACGGTGAAGGCGCTGGCCTACGTGAAGGTGGTTCGACGCTGGCGCGAGCGGACGACCGCCGAGGTGGCCCTGGCGCCAAGGCCCGAGCCGGTAGCGGGCGTTCGCCTCGTGGCCCTCGCGGCCTCGACCGGCGGGCCGGCCGTGCTGCAGCGCTTGCTCGGGGAGCTCCCCGGGACCTTTCCCGTGCCCATCGCGGTCGTGCAGCACATCGCGCGCGGCTTCGTGCCCGGCTTCGTGGCCTGGCTCAACACCGGCTGTCCGCTGCAGGTCCGGCTGGCGCACGACGGCGAAGCGCTCTTGCCGGGGCACGTCTACCTCGCCCCCGAGGAGCACCACCTGGGCGTGACCGAGGCGCTGCGGGCGCATCTCACCACCTCTCCGCCCGTCGGCGGCTTTCGTCCGTCGGCGACGCAGCTCTTCGCCTCGGCGGCACAGCATCTCGGGGGACAGGTGGTGGCGGCGATCTTGACGGGGATGGGAAACGACGGGGTGGAGGGTCTTGTCGCGCTCCGTCGCGCGGGAGGGATCGTGCTGGCTCAGGACGAGGCCAGCTCGGTGGTCTATGGCATGCCAGGCGCGGCGGTGGCGGCCGGCGCGGTGCACGAGGTGCTACCCGTCTCGCGGCTGGCCGAACGGATCCACGACCTCGTCCATCGCGGGGGAGGACAACGATGA
- a CDS encoding response regulator, translated as MDRAELTRRLMATFLGEAEEHLAALNRGLLALERAAGAEVRVELLRTLFRAAHSLKGAARAVGARPIEGACHGLEEMLGAARDGRIVFDSERYQLLFALVDAVQVALEQLREPGGPVATSPGTPAALAARQEEPAAGPPNATPAPAGAASSEVPASPTARVAVEHLDELVRQSGELLRVRGRLAARVEALGELAYRTKSSRTTTREELAVRLGALERGLEETERRARGDLRQLERVANALEAEARSARLLPLGAGFEELERLVADLCRATGREADLVATGKEVALDRALAQRLQDPLRHLVRNAVDHGLEPRPERVALGKPPRGRLEVTARLCGAQAEVTVADDGRGLDLPALRRRAAELGLTAPRSDAEAAELVWLPGLSTARRVDAVSGRGVGLDVVKATLEGLHGTAAVESIPGRGTRFTIAVPLTLATLRVLLVAAGGQRFALPLLGVRRLLRLEPEELDRAEEGTEAWSDGPAQPVAHLASLLGRAPSEQAASRRVPVVLLGAGAGRLALVVDELLDEREVTVRPLGPRLEGLRFYVSGTVLPDGAPALVLNVPELVRAGAQQPSGVPPRARPASAPGAVPRCVLVVDDSATTRALGKSILEAAGYAVRLAVDGADALRVLAEGGVELVISDVEMPRMDGFELTATIRSTEALRHLPVVLLTARDSVEDRARGRAVGADAYMVKAEFDPLRLLDTLARLLRRS; from the coding sequence ATGGACCGCGCGGAGCTGACCCGGCGCCTGATGGCCACCTTCCTCGGGGAGGCCGAGGAGCACCTCGCCGCGCTGAACCGGGGATTGCTGGCCCTCGAGCGGGCGGCGGGGGCCGAGGTGCGCGTCGAGCTGCTGCGCACGCTCTTTCGCGCGGCGCACAGCCTGAAGGGGGCCGCCCGCGCCGTGGGAGCGCGGCCGATCGAAGGGGCCTGTCACGGGCTCGAGGAGATGCTGGGGGCGGCGCGCGACGGCCGAATCGTGTTCGACTCCGAACGCTACCAGCTCCTCTTCGCGCTGGTGGACGCGGTGCAGGTGGCGCTCGAGCAGCTTCGCGAGCCCGGAGGGCCGGTGGCGACCTCCCCGGGGACCCCCGCGGCCCTCGCGGCGCGCCAGGAGGAGCCGGCGGCGGGCCCACCGAACGCGACACCGGCGCCCGCCGGAGCCGCGTCGTCGGAGGTGCCGGCTTCGCCCACGGCCCGGGTGGCTGTGGAGCACCTGGACGAGCTCGTGCGGCAGAGCGGGGAGCTTCTGCGGGTGCGGGGGCGCCTGGCCGCGCGGGTGGAGGCGCTCGGGGAGCTGGCGTATAGGACGAAATCTTCTAGAACGACCACTCGTGAAGAGCTCGCGGTGCGGCTCGGGGCCCTCGAGCGGGGCCTCGAGGAGACGGAGCGCCGGGCCCGGGGGGACCTGCGCCAGCTCGAGCGCGTGGCGAACGCTCTCGAGGCGGAGGCTCGCAGCGCGCGCCTTCTGCCCCTCGGCGCGGGGTTCGAGGAGCTCGAGCGGCTCGTGGCCGACCTCTGCCGCGCGACAGGCCGGGAGGCGGACCTCGTGGCGACGGGGAAGGAGGTGGCGCTGGATCGCGCGCTGGCCCAGCGGCTGCAGGACCCGCTCCGCCATCTGGTGCGCAACGCCGTGGACCATGGTCTCGAGCCGAGGCCGGAGCGCGTGGCCCTGGGCAAACCGCCGCGGGGACGGCTCGAGGTGACGGCGAGGCTCTGTGGCGCGCAGGCGGAGGTGACAGTCGCGGACGACGGGCGGGGCCTGGACCTGCCGGCGCTGCGGCGGCGCGCTGCGGAGCTCGGCCTCACCGCTCCGCGAAGCGACGCCGAGGCGGCCGAGCTCGTCTGGCTTCCCGGCCTCTCGACCGCGCGTCGGGTGGATGCGGTGTCGGGCCGCGGCGTGGGCCTCGACGTGGTGAAGGCGACCCTGGAGGGGCTGCACGGCACCGCCGCCGTCGAGAGCATCCCCGGCCGGGGGACGCGGTTCACGATCGCGGTGCCCCTGACCCTCGCCACGCTGCGGGTTCTCCTCGTCGCTGCCGGAGGCCAGCGCTTCGCTCTGCCGCTTCTGGGCGTGCGGCGGCTCCTGCGGCTCGAGCCCGAGGAGCTGGACCGGGCCGAGGAAGGCACAGAGGCCTGGAGCGACGGTCCGGCGCAGCCCGTTGCGCACCTCGCGTCGCTCCTCGGACGCGCGCCTTCGGAGCAAGCTGCGTCACGCCGCGTGCCCGTCGTGCTGCTCGGGGCGGGCGCCGGGCGGCTGGCCCTGGTGGTGGACGAGCTCCTCGACGAGCGGGAGGTCACGGTGCGGCCGCTCGGTCCGCGGCTCGAGGGACTTCGTTTCTACGTCTCCGGTACCGTGCTGCCCGACGGGGCGCCGGCACTGGTCCTGAACGTGCCCGAGCTCGTGCGGGCGGGGGCGCAGCAGCCGTCCGGCGTGCCGCCTCGCGCGCGGCCGGCGAGCGCGCCCGGCGCCGTGCCCCGCTGTGTCCTCGTGGTGGATGATTCGGCGACCACGCGCGCGCTCGGGAAGAGTATCCTCGAGGCGGCGGGCTACGCGGTGCGCCTGGCCGTGGATGGCGCGGACGCGCTGCGCGTGCTCGCGGAGGGAGGGGTGGAGCTGGTGATCTCGGACGTCGAGATGCCCCGCATGGATGGCTTCGAGCTGACGGCGACGATCCGGTCGACGGAGGCGCTGCGCCACCTGCCGGTCGTGCTGCTGACCGCGCGCGACAGCGTGGAAGACCGGGCGAGAGGGCGTGCCGTCGGGGCCGATGCGTACATGGTCAAGGCCGAGTTCGACCCGCTCCGGCTGCTCGACACGCTCGCGCGGCTCCTGAGGCGCTCGTGA